The Glycine soja cultivar W05 chromosome 15, ASM419377v2, whole genome shotgun sequence region GTtatggagagaaagagagaagattTAGGTTTTGCACAAAAGATCCACACACATGCACACTATGCCTCTGTTATTCACACCTTTCTATTTTATAGTTAGATATAACTAACTTTTATGACAGAAAAGTAACTACTAACAATTacaattaaattgtttaaattgGTTCACAACATTCCCCCTCAATTTAAACACTCTACTACACTTAGTTCTTTCCTCAACAACTTAAATCTATCAACCTTAATTGTCTTAGTCAAAACGTCAATAGTTTGTAAATCTGTTGGACAATGCACCACTTCAATTAGTCCTGAATTCACCTTCTCTCTCAAAAAATGAAACTTTGCCTCGATGTGAGACTGAGTTTTTGGCCAAGTTGATGGCAGACTTGTTGTCTATTAGGAGTTTCAAAGGTTTCTTCACTTCAACTTTGATTTCTTTTAGTAGTGAGTTGAGTCAAATAGCTTGGCATGCAACAAATGCTCCAACTATATATTCTGCTTCACAAGAGGATAATGCTACCACTGGCTGTTTTTTGGAGCACCAAGAGATTGGTGCACCAGAAAACTTAAAGATATAACCAATAGTATTCCTTCTATCAATTCTGTCTCCACACCAGTCAGAGTCTGAATGGCCAATCAGCTCTCCCTCTTCCTGTTTTGCTTCATTAGGGAACAATACTCCAAAGTTTTGAGTTTCCTTCAAGTACCTTAGTACTCTCTTAACAGCTATCATATGAACTTGCTTAGGTTCATGCATAAAGCTACTGATCAAACCAACTGCATAGCATATCAGGCCTGCTATTGCAAAGATATCAAAAGGAGCCAACCAGTTGTATGAACAGTGTTGAATCCACTGCTTCACCTTCATAATTGCTCTCCCATTTGGGGTTGGTCTCTGCAGGTGTAGCAGCTGAATTGCACTTTGCCATATTAAACCATTTCAATACATCAATAATGTACTTCCTCTGCTGCATCATGATCCCTTCTTCTGTAGTTATGAATTCTATCCCTAGGAAGTAGGTCAATTTCCCTAGGTCTGtcatctcaaattcaaatttcatcaACACTTGAAACCTTTCAATCTCAGTTGAGTCACTCCCAGTCACTAGTAGATCATCAACATAGAGACATTTTCTTGACTTCACATAGACTCCATATTCAACAGAGCATTTAACATACTCATGCTCAGTCAAAAATGAGCCAATCCTCTTATTCTAGCATCTGGGTGCTTGCTTTAAGCCGTACAAAATCTTATTCAACTTGTAGACATACTTCTCTTTCCCTTTCTgctcaaaaccagggggttgtgtTACAAATACTTCTTCACCAAGTGGGCCATTTAGAAATGCTGACTTCACATCAAGATGGTAAAGGCACCAATTACTTATGCTAGCTAAGGAAATTACCAGCCTTATTGTTTCAATCCTTGCAACTGGGACAAATACCTCTTTGTAGTCCACTCCAGACTTCTGCAGAAAACCTTTAGCCACCAATCTTGCTTTATGCTTTGCTATTGACCCGTTAGAGTTCAACTTCAACTCGAATACCCATTTCACAGCAATGGGTTTCTTATTGGGAGGTAGCTCAGTCTACTCCCATGTTTTGTTCTTCTCAATAGCTTTCAGTTCTTCCAGCATAGCATTCTTCCAAGTCAGCTCCTTTACTGGTTCAGTGAAATTAATTGGCTCAATGTCAGTTAGCAATGCAAAGTGTATCCAGTCACCATCATCAGTAATTGCATTATCTGGGAGCATTTCAAAGTTTTGGAACCTTGAAGGGATTTGCCTCTGCCTTTGTGGTTCCTGAACAGGCGTTGGCCCACTATCTGCACCCTCAAAGTCTGCATCAGTCTCATGAACATAATCTTGCttactatttttattctcatcagAGACAGGAATTAAGTTGCTAACTCTACTTTTCTGTTGTTCCCAATTCCAGGATTCATTTTCACAGACTAATACATCTCTGCTGACCTCAATTCTTTTCTTTGAAGGGTTGTAAAGTCTGTAAGCACCAATGCCATGATAACCAACTAGAATCATGGACTCACTTTTGTCCTGCAGTTTCTTCCATCTAGCATCTGTTATATGTTTGTAGCACAAGGAACCAAAAATTCTCAAGTGACTCAACTGGTTTTCTTCCTGTCCAATATTCTTCAGGTACCTTTTGTAGAAGTCTCTTGGTAGGGCACCTATTCAGCAAGTAGGTTGTAGCCATTGCTTCACCCCAAAAGGATTTTGGCAAACCCTTCTGTTTAAGCATACTTTTGCACATGTTCAATACTGTTCTATTTCTCCTCTCTGCAAGACCATTGTGTTGAGGAATGTAGGGTGCTGTTACTTCATGTTGAATGCCAAGTTTTGTACAATGAGCTTCAAATTCTCTTGAGGTATACTCTCCTCCACCATCAGTCCTCAAGATCTTGATTTGCTTGCCACTATGCCTCTCAGCCATTGCTTGGAATTTCTCCAGAGTTGCAAAGACCTCACTTTTTTGCTTGATCAAATACAACTACATCCTCCTGCTGAACTCATCCACAAAAGTCACAAAATACAGATTGCCACCCAAGGAAGCACTTCCTTTGGACCACATACATCAGAATGAATCACATGTAACAAGTCAGTAGATCTCATAGGCAAATAAGAATTAAAGCTTAGTCTGGATTGTTTGCCTATCATGCATGATTCACACACCCTTTCGTACAACAATCCTTGGCAGTCCTATCACCATTTCTTTAGACCCTAATTGATTAAGGCTTCTAAAGTTCAAGTGACCAAACCTGAGATGCCATAGCCAGCTCTCCTTGTTCTCCTCAGTTGCAGTTAGACACTTCACCTCAGCAGGTTGAATTGTAGTTTGAAAGGTTCTGTTCTTAGACAGTGGAGACTTGAGCACCAATCTCTGATGTTGATCATAAAACTCAAGATAATCATGCTTCACGATGACTGAGAATCCCTTCTCTATCAGTTGGTCAACACTCATCAAGTTGCATTTCATTCTTGGTACAATCAGTACATTCTCTATCAATGCAGTTTTCCCATCCTTTCTCCTTATCACAATATTTCCCATACCTTCTACTGTTAGAGCTCTGCTATCTGCAAGTTTAATTTGAGTTTTCTTACTTGCATAAAGATCAGTTGACCAGTCTTTATGGCCTGTCATGTGATTTGAACATGTAGTATCTAAGTACCAAGCCTCAGAATGAAGATCTCCACCACTGGTAGTCACCATTAGTAGTACTGGATCAGAGTCAGAATCTCCATCTTGAGCCATgttgtcttcttcttcactgTTTCTGACCTGTTTCCCTTTCCTGTGCTAGCACTCATCCGCATATTGACCCCACTTCTCACAATTGTAACATTGAACCTTCCTTTTATCGAATCCCTTCTTTCCATCTTTGCTGTTGGAGAATCTTGCAGTACCTTTTTGAGAGGTTTCTACTCCATCTTCACTCTTGAATTTCTCTTGGTTCGAATTCCAATTGCCCTTCTGgaatttttcctttcctttcttccatttctttttGTCACTGCTACCTTTCTTGGAGGTTTGGGCCCACAGAGCTTGTTCTATAGGTTTCACACTTCCTCTTTCGATCAACCTCAGTTCTTGGGTTTCTGATGAACCTTGcaattgttcaattttaatGCTTTCATCTTTGGACTCTTAGATATCAACTACAATGAGGTCAAAGCTTGGAATCAGGGTCCTCATGATCTGCTCTACGATCATTTGGTCTGAGATCTTCTCACCATAACTCTTCATCTGATTGGCAAGATTCAATACTCTAGTGAAGTAATATGCAATTCTTACACTGGCTTCCATTTGCAGTAGTTTTTATTGTCTTCTCAGATATTGAAGTCTCACCTTTCTCACCTTATCTCCACCTGTGTAACACTTTGCTAGGATGCCCCATGCCTCTTTTACTGAAGATGATGCTTGAATCTTCTCAAAGATGTTGGGATCTACACACTGATGGATCAAGAACAGTGCTTTCCCTCCCTTCTGATTGCTTCTTTGTGCTCTGCTCTCTGTGATTCAGTGGAACATGCACCTGGTTCTTTAATTTCAGTTTCAACAATTTCAAGCACATCTTAAAATCTGAACAAGATTCTCATCTGCACTACCCATTGATCCCAATTCTTGCCATCTTGAATTGGAAGGTTTCTCGGAACACCATTGTTGCCTATCATTGTTGCTCCTTGCTGtgatctttacttttctttcacAGCTCCACGAATTTGCACTTGAACCTAGGCTCAGGAACTCACACAATGGAACAAGTTATGGAGGGGAAGAGAGAAGATTTAGGCTTCTGCACAAAAGATGCACACTATGTCTCTGATATTCACACCtttctattttataataactactaAAGTTAGTTCGATATAACTAACTTTTATAACAGAAAAGTAACTACTAGTAATTacaattaaattgtttaaattgGTTCACAACAGCAATAGTATGACTATGCAAAACTATCTGAATTCtccaataaaattaaatcatctCAAGGCCTTTTACTGTATTAATTGTCCTTGCAAGAAAATTATGCATACCAATGCATGTAAATATAGAAAACCAGTCTTCTTGCTTTTAACTTCATAAACTTACTTGGCCCCTAATAAAATTCCCGAATACCTGGGGTGGGGGGGATGcttgattattttttagatttatatGAAATGGTTTGGTGTTAAAATCCGTCTATTTCAGTtctactttttgttttttaacatattttttgtcaGGTATTATCACAATATTACGTCGAATACCTTGTTGGTATTGGAGTCTATGGCTAAATATGGTGTGAAGACATTAATATATTCTAGTACATGTGCAACGTATGGGGAACCTGAAAAGATGCCTATTATAGAAATAACAGAACAGGTGGGAAATCTAAGTGTGGTTAAATTATGGAGTTTGGTTACGAACTCTTTATTTTCCATTGGATCTTGCTATGGCTTCAATATACAGTGGAATGTAGTATTAATATTGATGTTCTTCAATTCCAGAAACCAATTAATCCATACGGAAAAGCCAAGAAGATGGCAGAAGATATCATCTttgatttttccaaaaattcTAAGATGGCAGTAATGATTCTGAGGTTTGTATTTTACATTTACATTTCGGATTTCCCCTTATTTTAAAACAGATATCCTTCTGTCTGCCATTTTAATATATACACGCaattttctttcccttctctcTTTGATGTGTCACTGTCTTTGTGTTTATCCCTCGATAAAGATTTGAAGGAGACCCTTGATATGCTTCTTCATATGACTAAAAACTTCATTGCCATTTGGCATAtactaaaaggaaaagaaaatgtcagtatttttggattttttagcATAAAAAAACTTGAGAGGATTTAACGTTTTTGGACTGTTAGTATATTGTTTGAGGTCTGACAACGGATGAAAGATGGTGTAGCCAATAAATGGAACttgatttataattataactattcAAAATTAGctattattgtaattattattttctctggAAAACATGTAGATACTTCAATGTGATTGGATCAGACCCAGAGGGCAGACTAGGTGAGGCTCCAAGACCTGAACTTCGAGAACATGGTCGAATTTCTGGTGCCTGCTTTGATGCAGCTCGTGGTATTACAACTGGCTTAAAGGTATGTTAAGTTTATCATTTTTACTCGGGGGCAGAAGTGGAATTCTTTACATAAGTCAGAGATTCCACAAAATCCATCCTGTTAGGAAACTAGACAAGGAAATAGCATTTGATGCACTGCCAAGAGAACATAGGGAGGAAGCCTGATCATATTTTCCAAAGTTATCAAACTTGTGATAATCTTGCTATTCCCATGCACACTGAAAATCCTGAGAGTTTTGTTTGAATACCACATgacttatttataattttatattatttctatGCCTTGGCTGAATaccacaagattttttttttatcataaaaatgtCTTTTAAAATCCCAATCTAATACACGTTGTTTACTTTTGTAGAACTGTACTATAATTTATTTCACTTGAAAGCTAGCCAAGtgattttgttgttttgaaAACTAATGTGCCTCATTGTATAACTATAATGAGCATGTGCTGATTGTATTTGTTTCCACCATGCAGGTTAGAGGAACTGACTACAAGACACCCGATGGAACATGCATACGAGACTACATTGATGTAACTGATTTGGTTGATGCTCATGTGAAGGCTCTTGAAAAGGCACAACCTGGTAAAGTAGGGATCTACAATGTTGGCACTGGAAAGGGTAGGTGTTATTACAACACTTCGAATATGCTTTAATAATGCAAATCCACATATTTTCTCATGGGGGGtttcattatttaatatttatcaggTAGATCAGTGAAGGAGTTTGTGAATGCTTGTAAAAAGGCCACAGGGGTGGACATCAAAGTAGACTACCTTCCACGTCGACCCGGTGATTATGCCGAGGTGTATAGTGACCCTTCTAAGATCAACCGGGAACTGAATTGGACTGCACAATACACTGACCTTGAGAAGAGTTTGCAGGTTGCATGGAAATGGCAAAAATCTCATCGTAATGGTTATGGCATTTTATCTGCAATCTGAGTTTCTAGCCATTCAGCAAAGCAGTTGGCCTTCAACTGCTCTCTTACATGGGGCTCaggatttttttcctttttctttttggtccTTAGGGAGTTTGGTAGTTGATTCGTTATACTTACATGTGTATTCAACATACAATgagtcaataataataaaatgccAAGCCTGTGGTTGGTATAGCTTTTCTTCTACCTTTTGGTTCTTCTTGCCAATGCAGCATTCTCCTCACTAGAGCAAATAAAATGCAATCATGTATACAAGGAGggtaattgattgcaataatcAGATTTTCAAAAGTTAATTTGTTGTTATATTTAGTCATTCAAAAAAgttcattaatttcttttttgtaatAAAGGTTAATAATGAACATAGGTAAAATAAACTTCCAATTCAATCTTCTGTAAGATTAGGGAGTCCTTATTGAaaccttttaaaaaatggttctttgaaaatt contains the following coding sequences:
- the LOC114388195 gene encoding UDP-arabinose 4-epimerase 1-like, whose product is MLNFNRTRSQPRSTRSMSLGGMDYVDPKRKGNFVGKVFLAAALTALCIIMIKRSPSLNPPSPFSIREPGVTHVLVTGGAGYIGSHATLRLLRENYRVTIVDNLSRGNLGAVRVLQELFPEPGRLQFIYADLGDKESVNKIFLENKFDAVMHFAAVAYVGESTLDPLKYYHNITSNTLLVLESMAKYGVKTLIYSSTCATYGEPEKMPIIEITEQKPINPYGKAKKMAEDIIFDFSKNSKMAVMILRYFNVIGSDPEGRLGEAPRPELREHGRISGACFDAARGITTGLKVRGTDYKTPDGTCIRDYIDVTDLVDAHVKALEKAQPGKVGIYNVGTGKGRSVKEFVNACKKATGVDIKVDYLPRRPGDYAEVYSDPSKINRELNWTAQYTDLEKSLQVAWKWQKSHRNGYGILSAI